Proteins from one Paraburkholderia sp. BL10I2N1 genomic window:
- the cax gene encoding calcium/proton exchanger — MWMYVLLVFVPIAIALEFLAAHQYLLVFITSSLAILPLAGWMGHATEQLADRMGEGVGGLLNATFGNAAELIIAFVALHAGLHQVVEASIIGSVVGNMLLVLGAAMLAGGIRYPEQRFNPLGARSQATMLMLAAVALVLPAAFQAAAGTTSGMLHQLSVSFCVVLLLVYALYLVFSLVTHPGQFRSSDTAEDGAPEKDEKKAPHPVGLAVAVLAAATVGTAWMSEIMVGSIEPMVHEFGFSDVFVGAFVVAVLGNAAEHATAITAALKNRLDLSFSIAVGSSVQVALFVAPVLIIASHFLGPAPMDLAFRPGLILIVVLSVLVAAQISGDGRSDWFKGAQLLVVYFALALTFFFLPG; from the coding sequence ATGTGGATGTATGTGCTTCTTGTCTTTGTGCCGATAGCGATTGCGCTGGAATTCCTCGCCGCCCATCAGTACCTTCTCGTATTCATCACCTCCTCTCTGGCCATCCTGCCCCTCGCCGGGTGGATGGGCCACGCCACCGAGCAACTGGCGGATCGCATGGGCGAAGGGGTTGGGGGACTTCTCAATGCGACTTTCGGCAACGCCGCAGAACTGATCATTGCGTTCGTCGCATTGCATGCCGGGCTCCATCAGGTTGTGGAAGCATCCATCATCGGTTCCGTGGTGGGGAACATGCTGCTGGTGCTCGGCGCCGCGATGCTGGCCGGTGGGATACGCTATCCCGAGCAGCGTTTCAATCCGCTCGGCGCGCGTTCGCAAGCGACGATGCTCATGCTCGCGGCCGTCGCGCTGGTTCTTCCCGCCGCCTTCCAGGCGGCAGCGGGTACGACATCGGGCATGCTCCACCAGCTCAGCGTCTCATTTTGCGTCGTGCTCCTTCTCGTCTACGCGCTGTACCTGGTGTTCTCGCTCGTCACCCACCCCGGGCAGTTCCGCAGCTCCGACACGGCCGAGGACGGCGCTCCCGAAAAGGATGAGAAGAAGGCGCCTCACCCGGTCGGCCTGGCGGTGGCGGTACTGGCCGCAGCCACTGTCGGGACTGCGTGGATGAGCGAGATCATGGTGGGTTCAATCGAACCCATGGTGCACGAGTTCGGCTTCAGCGACGTCTTCGTCGGCGCATTCGTGGTCGCGGTACTGGGAAACGCAGCCGAACATGCGACGGCGATCACCGCAGCATTGAAAAATCGCCTGGATCTGTCGTTTTCCATTGCAGTCGGCTCAAGCGTGCAAGTCGCGCTTTTCGTGGCGCCCGTCCTCATCATCGCGAGCCACTTTCTCGGCCCGGCCCCAATGGATCTGGCCTTTCGTCCCGGCCTTATCCTGATCGTCGTCCTGTCCGTGCTGGTCGCGGCGCAGATATCGGGCGATGGTCGCTCCGACTGGTTCAAGGGCGCGCAGCTCCTGGTCGTTTATTTCGCCCTGGCTCTCACCTTTTTCTTCTTGCCGGGCTAA
- a CDS encoding TraR/DksA family transcriptional regulator — protein MTTLTDSELGLLQQRLCERRRELLAALHGEYGDLAGARPPEVLGPESHPDETASRKARDALRTALAQHDFDELQQIDAALTRITAGRYDACVECGDPISYERLVAAPYTARCVSCQAAFERHRATRQ, from the coding sequence ATGACCACCCTCACCGATTCCGAACTCGGGCTATTACAGCAAAGGCTCTGCGAGCGCCGTCGTGAGCTGCTGGCCGCGCTGCACGGCGAATACGGTGATCTCGCCGGAGCACGCCCGCCTGAAGTGCTGGGCCCCGAGTCGCATCCCGACGAAACCGCATCGCGCAAGGCGCGCGATGCGTTGCGCACTGCGCTCGCGCAGCACGATTTCGACGAATTGCAACAGATCGACGCGGCGCTGACGCGAATCACCGCAGGCCGCTACGATGCATGCGTGGAGTGCGGCGATCCCATCAGTTATGAGCGGCTTGTCGCCGCGCCCTACACGGCCCGATGCGTTTCATGCCAGGCCGCGTTCGAACGACATCGCGCCACCCGCCAATAG
- a CDS encoding type II toxin-antitoxin system RelE/ParE family toxin, translating into MIVRILPDAEADLEAIGDYMARDNPRRALSFVREMREKCMRLADMYVAFPIVPRYEDSGVRHRVHGGHQIFYRVVGEPPERVDVIHILHSAQLRRDAFSLTSHKRDDDGLPIGGWRDVVRTRPGMKRIGPCRARRQAAHN; encoded by the coding sequence ATGATTGTCCGAATCCTTCCTGACGCCGAGGCCGACCTTGAGGCGATCGGCGACTACATGGCCCGCGATAATCCTCGTCGTGCGCTGAGTTTCGTACGCGAGATGCGCGAGAAGTGCATGCGCCTTGCCGACATGTATGTCGCATTCCCGATTGTGCCGCGCTATGAAGACAGCGGCGTACGTCATCGGGTTCACGGCGGTCATCAGATTTTCTATCGTGTCGTGGGCGAGCCTCCCGAACGTGTCGACGTTATTCACATCCTGCACAGCGCGCAATTACGCCGCGATGCTTTTTCCCTGACTTCGCATAAGCGCGACGACGATGGGCTTCCTATTGGCGGGTGGCGCGATGTCGTTCGAACGCGGCCTGGCATGAAACGCATCGGGCCGTGTAGGGCGCGGCGACAAGCCGCTCATAACTGA
- a CDS encoding type II toxin-antitoxin system ParD family antitoxin, with protein MINADLGRQLEGYIAKLVESGRYGSESEVLREGVKLIQDREMQLAALDTVINRSIGDSGTGRGRLAVEVFDRLDRKYHAMAGTSR; from the coding sequence ATGATCAATGCAGATCTCGGGCGTCAGCTTGAGGGCTACATCGCTAAGTTGGTCGAGTCGGGTCGCTACGGCTCGGAAAGCGAGGTGCTACGAGAAGGCGTGAAGCTCATTCAGGATCGCGAAATGCAGCTCGCTGCGCTCGATACCGTCATCAATCGCAGCATTGGCGATTCGGGGACAGGACGGGGCAGGCTCGCCGTGGAAGTGTTCGACCGGCTTGACCGAAAGTATCACGCAATGGCGGGCACCAGTCGATGA
- a CDS encoding SET domain-containing protein-lysine N-methyltransferase, with the protein MAVRRNRSGSNSGHATEASRVAGVAHKFLNRGRRHYRKLEFLLRFEPELLVDAVERAGRIVSRHWRRAVARQRSENGHTFASGLSDGRAIDGSRGGNSAYLLNHECTPSCEAIETGDRVFIHALSAIRPGEELFIDCGLVIDGEMTEDIRAQYACHCGTSACRRSMPGGSPTTP; encoded by the coding sequence ATGGCGGTGCGGCGCAACCGGAGTGGGTCAAATTCAGGGCACGCGACCGAAGCGAGCCGCGTTGCGGGAGTTGCGCACAAGTTCCTCAACCGGGGGCGGCGCCACTACCGGAAACTGGAGTTCCTTCTGCGATTTGAGCCAGAACTGCTAGTGGACGCGGTCGAGCGCGCGGGACGAATCGTCTCGCGGCACTGGCGGCGGGCAGTTGCACGACAGCGATCGGAAAACGGACACACATTCGCGTCCGGTCTTTCCGACGGGCGTGCGATCGACGGCAGTCGCGGCGGCAACAGTGCCTACTTGCTGAACCATGAATGCACGCCCAGCTGCGAGGCCATCGAGACGGGCGACCGCGTCTTCATTCATGCGCTCAGTGCGATCAGGCCAGGCGAGGAGTTGTTTATCGATTGCGGCCTCGTCATCGACGGCGAGATGACTGAGGACATTCGGGCCCAGTACGCATGTCATTGCGGCACTTCCGCCTGCCGTCGATCGATGCCTGGCGGCAGTCCGACTACACCATGA
- a CDS encoding IS630 family transposase has product MARKSKRAALVLTPEQTTTLKELAGSRTAPAREVERAKVLLGYAAGTSITELQRQLGFSRPMIYRSVDKALAAGVQAGLKDRYHRPHEPEISDEAKAWVVSIACTKPKDQGLAAELWSISALARFVSEGAEAAGFARLANAGKSTVWRILNENEIKPHKIRYYLEKRDPEFDRKMQEVLMVYRDVSIYREGAVHDARPNPIYTVSVDEKPGIQAIGLTAPDLPPVPGKASTVGRDYEYVRRGTVSILAGIDLHSGHIFANVEDRHRSVEFIALLKRLDEYYPSEAIIRVVLDNHSAHISRQTMAYLASRPGRFEYVHTPKHGSWLNLVECTFSKMARTFLRHIRVKSIDELKERILRGIEEFNASPVVFRWKKVDLGVA; this is encoded by the coding sequence ATGGCGAGGAAGTCCAAACGTGCGGCGCTGGTGCTTACACCGGAGCAGACGACGACGCTCAAGGAACTTGCTGGATCGAGGACAGCGCCCGCGCGCGAAGTCGAACGGGCGAAGGTGCTGTTGGGCTACGCCGCGGGCACTTCGATCACGGAGCTGCAACGCCAGCTCGGGTTCAGTCGTCCGATGATCTATCGCAGCGTTGACAAGGCGCTGGCAGCAGGTGTGCAAGCGGGTTTGAAAGACAGGTACCACCGGCCGCATGAACCCGAGATCAGCGATGAAGCCAAAGCCTGGGTGGTGAGCATCGCGTGCACCAAGCCCAAGGATCAGGGCCTGGCGGCCGAGTTGTGGAGCATCTCCGCACTGGCGCGGTTTGTATCTGAAGGAGCCGAGGCCGCTGGATTCGCTCGCCTGGCCAACGCTGGCAAGAGCACCGTGTGGCGCATCCTCAACGAGAACGAGATCAAGCCCCACAAGATTCGCTACTACCTGGAAAAACGGGACCCGGAGTTTGACCGCAAGATGCAGGAAGTCCTGATGGTCTACCGGGATGTCTCGATCTACCGGGAGGGCGCCGTTCATGATGCGCGACCCAACCCCATCTATACCGTCAGCGTCGACGAGAAGCCGGGTATTCAGGCGATCGGATTGACCGCGCCGGATCTGCCCCCGGTACCGGGCAAGGCATCAACCGTCGGGCGCGACTACGAGTATGTGCGTCGGGGCACGGTATCGATTCTCGCCGGAATCGACTTGCACTCGGGTCACATCTTCGCCAACGTCGAGGACCGCCACCGCAGTGTGGAGTTCATCGCGCTGCTCAAGCGCCTGGACGAGTACTATCCGAGCGAGGCCATCATCCGCGTGGTGCTGGACAACCATTCGGCCCACATCTCCAGGCAGACCATGGCCTATCTCGCCTCGCGCCCCGGGCGCTTCGAGTACGTTCACACACCCAAGCATGGCTCCTGGCTTAATCTGGTCGAATGCACCTTCTCCAAAATGGCCCGCACTTTCCTTCGCCACATCCGGGTCAAATCGATCGATGAACTGAAGGAGCGCATTCTGAGGGGCATCGAGGAATTCAATGCCTCACCGGTTGTCTTCCGCTGGAAAAAGGTCGACCTCGGCGTGGCTTAA
- a CDS encoding IS3 family transposase (programmed frameshift), producing the protein MTKRNRRTHSPAFKAKVALAALKGDKTLAELAQQFDVHPNQITDWKKQLQERVTDVFEVGGAAPSAPPVDVKVLHAKIGQLTLENGFFRKRAQQGGTAGRKAMIDRDHALPVTQQARLVGISRSSAYYQSRGVSEADLKLMRRIDELHLEHPFAGARMLARLLRREGIKVGRRHVSTLMKRMGVEALYRKPNTSRKHAAHRIWPYLLRHRKIDRANQVWALDTSYIPMARGFVYLTAVVDWASRRVLAHRVAITLESCHAVEALEEVFAKYGLPEIVNTDQGSQFTATEFTDAVLSRNVLLSMDGKGAWRDNVFVERVWRSVKYEEVYLKAYDSVSHARRSIGNYLNWYNQNRPHSRLADQTPDEAYFATLPAIKSAA; encoded by the exons ATGACGAAACGAAACCGACGGACCCACTCACCGGCGTTCAAGGCAAAGGTGGCCCTGGCGGCGCTCAAGGGCGACAAGACGCTGGCAGAACTGGCCCAGCAATTTGATGTCCATCCGAACCAGATCACGGACTGGAAGAAGCAACTGCAGGAGCGGGTTACCGATGTGTTCGAAGTGGGCGGCGCGGCGCCGTCGGCGCCGCCAGTCGACGTGAAGGTGCTGCACGCGAAGATCGGGCAATTGACGTTGGAGAATG GATTTTTTAGAAAGCGCGCTCAGCAAGGCGGGACTGCTGGGCGTAAAGCGATGATCGATCGTGATCACGCTCTACCGGTGACACAGCAGGCCCGGCTGGTAGGCATCAGCCGCTCGAGTGCCTATTACCAATCGCGTGGGGTCAGCGAAGCGGATCTGAAATTGATGCGCCGGATTGACGAGCTTCATCTCGAGCATCCATTTGCAGGGGCACGAATGCTGGCAAGGCTGCTGCGTCGCGAAGGCATCAAGGTCGGGCGCAGACACGTCAGCACCTTGATGAAGCGCATGGGCGTCGAGGCGTTGTATCGCAAGCCAAACACGAGCCGCAAGCATGCAGCCCACAGGATCTGGCCGTACCTGCTGCGCCACCGCAAGATCGACCGGGCCAATCAGGTCTGGGCGCTCGATACGAGCTATATCCCGATGGCGCGCGGCTTCGTATATCTGACGGCCGTAGTGGACTGGGCGAGCCGTCGGGTGCTAGCACACCGGGTGGCGATCACGCTGGAGAGCTGCCATGCCGTCGAGGCGCTGGAGGAAGTGTTTGCGAAATACGGCCTGCCTGAGATCGTCAACACGGATCAAGGCAGCCAGTTCACCGCAACCGAATTCACCGACGCGGTGCTCAGCCGGAACGTTCTTCTGTCCATGGATGGAAAGGGCGCCTGGCGTGACAACGTGTTCGTCGAACGGGTGTGGCGAAGCGTCAAATATGAAGAGGTCTATCTGAAAGCCTACGACTCGGTCAGCCACGCCCGCCGCTCAATCGGCAATTACCTGAACTGGTATAACCAGAACCGGCCTCATTCCAGGCTGGCCGATCAGACACCGGATGAAGCATACTTCGCCACGCTGCCAGCGATAAAATCGGCAGCTTGA
- a CDS encoding LuxR C-terminal-related transcriptional regulator, with protein MRYWRLDRPGLTGQLDLSRVTGLVASIGHTDVNALAAEILKTLETVASISQCTVFAYEFGNRPRTVSVADHRGGRFLRDVADTYARLFYTLDGNQKIVSESRPTAHGSALVLHQQTSEDIHHEGYRLACYSQPNVSDRLSLLVQPADSIWLSINLYRDSSAGSFQPAEIGLIEALAPLISHAARHHYALSGRNQPGIPQMMLATLRGLCPALSKRELDVLRGVLEGCTAAEIADTMGIRPSSVVTYQKRAYQRLGISSQRQLFALCLSPGNA; from the coding sequence ATGCGGTATTGGCGTCTGGACCGCCCCGGACTCACGGGGCAACTCGATCTCTCACGCGTGACGGGCCTCGTCGCGTCGATCGGGCACACCGACGTCAATGCGCTCGCGGCCGAGATACTGAAGACGCTGGAAACGGTGGCCTCGATTTCACAGTGCACCGTATTCGCATACGAGTTCGGAAATCGTCCGCGAACCGTGTCGGTCGCGGATCATCGCGGCGGGCGCTTTTTGCGCGATGTCGCAGACACGTATGCGCGTCTCTTCTACACGCTCGACGGCAACCAGAAGATTGTCTCTGAAAGCCGTCCCACAGCACACGGCTCAGCGCTCGTCCTGCATCAGCAGACGAGTGAGGATATTCACCACGAGGGATATCGTCTCGCGTGCTATTCGCAGCCGAACGTTTCGGACCGCCTCTCCTTGCTCGTGCAACCGGCCGACAGTATCTGGCTGTCGATCAATCTTTACCGCGACAGCAGCGCAGGCAGTTTCCAGCCCGCTGAAATCGGCTTGATTGAAGCGCTCGCGCCGCTGATCAGTCACGCAGCCAGGCACCACTACGCGCTTTCAGGCCGGAATCAGCCTGGCATCCCACAGATGATGCTCGCCACGCTACGTGGTCTCTGTCCCGCGCTATCCAAGCGCGAACTGGACGTTTTGCGTGGCGTCCTCGAAGGATGTACGGCCGCAGAAATCGCCGATACGATGGGCATCAGGCCTTCCAGTGTCGTCACCTACCAGAAGCGCGCCTATCAACGCCTCGGTATCTCCAGTCAACGCCAGCTATTCGCGCT